The sequence below is a genomic window from Leisingera sp. M658.
TTTGCCCCGATGCGGATGCTTTCAGTGATCTCAAAACCCCAGTCCTCCATCCAGAGGCCGGTCATGAAGTGGAAGGTCATATTTTCTTCCAGAACGGTGGTGTCGCCCGGACGCAGCGACATGGTGCGCTCGCCCCAGTCCGGCGGGTAGCTGACGCCGATCGGATAGCCGGTACGGTTGTCTTTTTCGATGCCGTACTTCTTCAGCACCTTGAAGAACGCCTTGGCAATGTCCTCGCAAGTGTTGCCGGTTTTTGCCATTTCCAGACCCGCCTCCATGCCTTCCAGCACTGCCTTTTCTGCATCAAGAAAGGTCTGTGTCGGCTTGCCTAGGAACACCGTGCGCGACAACGGGCAGTGGTAGCGGTGCACAACGCCTGCGATTTCAAAGAAAGTCCCCTCGCCGGATTTCATCGGCAGATCGTCCCAGGTCAGATGCGGCGCGGCTGCATCCGGTCCTGACGGCAGCAGCGGCACAATGGCGGGATAGTCGCCGCCAAAGCCCAGACCCTCGTCATAACGCAGGGCGGCGTCATAGATATCTGCCACCAGATCGCATTTGCGCATCCCTGGCTCGACACGCTCAAAGATCCGCTGATGCATGCGCTCAACGATCTTGCCGGCCTGGCGCATATAGGTGAGTTCAGCCTCGGATTTCACCGCCCGCTGCCAGTTGACCAGCGCGTTGGTGTTGGCAAAACGGGCATTCGGCAGATGCGCCTGCAGCGAGGCATAGGCCGCTGCGGTAAAATAGTAGTTGTCCATTTCAACGCCGATAGTGCCACCATCCAGCCCGCGGTCCGCCAGCTGCGCCGACAGGTAATCCATCGGGTGGCGGTCAGTCGATTGCACGTAATGGTCCGGATAGCCAATGATACTGGCGGGTTCCATGAAGCAGGTGCGCAAGGCGCCATTGGCATCCTGCCCGCGGCCGTACCAGAGCGGCTCACCCTCAAGGCCCAGCACAACGCATTGATGGACATAGAAGGACCAGCCGTCATAGCCGGTCAGCCAGTTCATGTTCGAGGGATCGGTAACGATCAGAAGGTCGATGCCGCGGCGGGCCATCCCGGACCGGGTTTTGTCGATACGCGCCTGGTATTCAGAGCGGGAGAAATACAGCTTGGGGTCTGCCATATGCGTGGTTCCTGGTTGATCAGCTGGTGAAAGTGGAGCCGGCACCCGCCGCATCTGCGCGGTTGCCTGCAAGAGTTGCGATGGCGGTGTCCTGAACGCCGGTGCCGGTCAGGTCTGCAATGATCAGATCACTGTCCACCTGGCGCCCGGCGGCCTTGCCTGAGGCGACATCTCCCAGTTCGGTGAAACTGCGGTCATTTGCGATCAGTCCCGCCTTGATGGCACTGCGCAGCTCGCCCTTGACGGCACACTGCGCCTGGCTGTCAGGCACGTACACGTCTGCCTTGGTCAGGCAAGCGGGGTCCAATTCACACTTGTGCTCTTGATCCGACCCCATGGCGACGACCAATTGGCCCGGCCGCAGCCACTCCGCCTTGATCACTGGCTTAGCTGCAGGTGTTGTTGTGACGACGATATCAGCCGAGGAGACCGCCTGCGCGGCGTCTGTGCCGGCTGTGATATCAAACCCAAGCTCTTCGCGCAGGCTGGCAGCAGCGGCCTCAGCCTTGGCAATATCCCGTGCCCAGATCACGGCGCTTTTGATTTCGCGCACCAGGGTCATAGCCTTCAACTGCATCTTCGCCTGCACGCCGGCGCCGATGATGCAGACACGCGCCGCATCCGCACGCGCCAGATGGCGCGCGGCGACAGCACCCGCAGCGGCGGTGCGCACATCGGTGAGGTAGCCATTGTCCAGCAGCAGCGTCTCAAGCATGCCAGTCCTGCTGGAAAACACCACCATCAGCCCGGTTGTGCTCGGCAGGCCGAGTTTAGGGTTGTCGAAAAATCCCGGGCTCATCTTCATGGCGAAACTGCCGATCCCCGGCACATAGGCGGTTTTGACACAGACTTCGCCGTTATGATCCGGCACAGGCAGCGTCATGATCGGCGGCATCACCACCTTGCCCCCGGCCAGCGTCGTGAATCCCTGCTCAATGCAATCCACTGCATCAGCATCCAGCGGCACCAGATCACGCAGCTCCGTCTCAGTCAGGATCTTGATGTCAGGCATCTGCGCCCCCCTTGGTTTCGGCTTCCACATTGACATCTTCTCCGTTGATGATGCGTTTGTGCAGGGTCATGTCGATGTTCTGACCACTGACCAATGAGACGCAGCGGCCGGGATTTTCGATCTTGCCCGCCAGCAGGGCAGCGATACCAACGCTGCCGGAGCCTTCGATCACCTGGCGTTCTTCGAAATAGGCATGACGGATGGCGGCGGCGATTTCCGTCTCGGAAACCAGCACCACATCATCGACAAAAGCCCTTGTCATTTCAAAGGTATAGGCATTATTCAACCCGATGCCGCCGCCCAGAGAATCCGCAAGCGTGGCTTTTTCCTCAACCAGGACCGGTTTACCGGCCTGCAGGCATTCATACATTGCCGCGCCGCGTTCCATCGACACGCCAATCACGCGGATTTCCAGGTTCACTGCCTTCATCACCATCGCCACGCCGGAAATCAGCCCGCCGCCGGACAGCGGCACCAGCACGGTGTCCAGATCCGGCATATGTTCCAGCATTTCCAGCGCTACCGTACTCTGGCCCGCGATGATGTCGCGATGGTCAAAGGGCGGCAGCATGGTCATGCCGTCCGCCACCAGCCTGTCGACCTCAACCTGGGCATCGTCCTGCGAGCGGCCCGCAATGCGCACTTCGGCGCCGTGGGATTTGATGCCTTCGACCTTGTTTTGCGGCACCAGCTCCGACATGCAGATGATGCAGCGCACCCCGGCCTGCGCTGCGGCGTAGGCCAGCCCGCGCCCGTGGTTGCCAGTGGACACGCCAACCACACCCGCCATGCGCTGTTCATCGGTCAGCGACAAAACCGCATTGGTGGCACCGCGCAGTTTGAAACTGCCAGTGATCTGGGTGCTTTCCAGTTTCAACGAAACCTCTCCGCCGCAACGCGCGCTGAGAGAGGGCGAAGATACCAGTGCCGTCTGCCGGATACGCCCGGCAATCCGCGCCCGGGCCTGATAGCTGTCCTGAAGGGTGATGTTGTCAGTCATTGGACCTGTTTAGCCTTGTTAGAGTTCAAAGAGCCTGCCGTAGCCTGGCACCGGATCCGCGATCCCGGCCAGGCGCAGGCAGCGCCAGACCATCGCCTGGTTTGAGCTGACAACCGGCTTGCCCAGCCGGTCCTCGATCCGCTGCACGCAAGGTGCCGCCCGCAGCGCGGTGCAGGACAGAAACAGCGCATCCGCGCCCTCATCACAGGCAGCGATCCCGGCCTCGATGATGCTATTCTCGGAAATCCGCGCCATCTGGCGGTCATCTGTCAGGCCAAAGCAGGCAGCACTCACCACCTCCGGCCCGTGCGCCGTAAAGTACTGCGCCATCTCATCGGTGACCGCCGGGCTGTAGGGGGTTAGCAGCGACACCCGGCTGGCACCCAGCGCCTCAAACGCATCAAAGGCGGCAGAGCTTGGGGTGACACAGGGCGTCTTTGGCTTGGCGGCGTTCAGGTAGCGGGTGACTGCGTCATTGCCCAAGACGATGGAAGCCGCGGTGCAGCCATAGGCCACCACGTCCACCTCTTCCTCCGGCAGGATTTGCGCCGCTGCTTCAGTCAGCCGCGGGCCGGTCTGCAGCAGAGTTTCCCTAGTGGTCGGATTTTCAAACGCGATACGGTTTGTGTAGACGCCGACCCGGTCCGGGTCGCAGATCCGGGCAAAGTCGCGTTCCGACGTGTGGTCGGTCGCCAGCGCCACCAGCGCGATCCGCTTTTTGACCGGACGGTCGTCCAGCCGGGCCGGAACCCGCGACGGCGTGGAATGGATATCAAAAACCATTTTTGCTTTCCTAAACAACAAGAACCGGGGTTTCGGCCAGGCTCGTCACCTTGTGAGAGACACTGCCCAGCAGCACCCCTTCCAGCGAGCCAAGGCCGCGGCTGCCGATCACGATCAGATCATGCCCGTGCTCCCTGGCAAACCCCGTGATGGTGCGCGCCACCGGGCCGGCTTTGACAAAGGCGCGGGGGCTTTGAACGCCGCCCGCCGCCGCCAGCGCCTTGCCGCGCTCGGCCACCTGCTTGGCGTGGCTGCGCATGATCTCGTCCAAGTCCTCCGGCTGATCCGGACGCACCATATGCATTGATGCCTCCAGCAGCGAATGGTGGCGGTAGACCGTCAGCAAGGTCAGCCCAGCCCCGCACAGCTGCGCCAACTCCGCCGCCTTGGCCAGCGCGGCCTCGGCGCCTTGGGAGCCGTCGAAGGGCACCAGAATGGATGTGAACATCTCAGCGCCTCGTTATTTTGCAAAGGCCAGGTCGCGCAGAAACAACGCAATCTGCGGGAAGAAGATCAGCGCCACCGACACCCCCAGCAGCATCAGGATGAAGGGCGGCGTGCCGCGCACCACCTCGGCATAGGGGCGTTTGAACACGGCAATGGCAGTGAAAATATCACAGCCGAACGGCGGCGTGGCCGATCCGATAGCCACCTGCAGGGTGATGATTGTGCCAACCAGAACCGGGTCCAGCCCCACCGACTTCACCACCGGCGCAAAAACCGGCACCAGCACCAGGATCACCACGATGGGATCGACAAACATACAACCGATGAAAAACGCGATGGAGATCACGAACAGCACCCCTATGGCGCCCATCTCGGCAATCCCTATGGCGCCAAGGATCTGCTGCGGCACCTGAGCGAATGAGATAACCCAGGAAAACGCAGCCCCTGCCCCCACCAGAATGAACACGATGGCGGTAACCAGCCCGGTGGATTTTGCGGTTTCATAGACATCCGCCAGCGACATTGAGCGGAACACGGCGACCTCCAGGATCAGCGCATAGAGAACGCAGGCCGCCGCGGCCTCGGTCGGGCTGAAGACGCCGCCGTAGATGCCGCCGATGATGATCACCGGAAACCCCATCGGCCAAAGTGCGGCACGCATGGTCTGCAGCCGCTGGCGCCAGGTGGCCTTGGGCTCGGTCGGCACGTTGTTACGCACGGCGTAGATATAGGCGTAGATGGAAAACAGCAGCAGGATCAGCAGGCCGGGACCAATGCCCGCAATGAACAGCTCGGCAATCGAGGTGCTAGAGACCACGCCATAGATGATCATGCCGATAGAGGGCGGGATCAGAAAGGCGATGTCGCTGGCGTTCACGATCAGCGCCAGCACAAAGCTGTCCTTGTAGCCCGCCTGCAGCATCCGCGGGCGCAGCGGCGAACCGATGGCCACAACGGTGGCTTGGGTCGATCCGGAAACGGCGCCGAACATGGTGCAGGCAGCTGCGGTAGAGATCGCCAGCCCGCCGCGGATATGGCCGATATAGGCCATCACCACATTGATCAGCCGCCCGGCCGACTGGCCGCGGGTCATGATATCAGCGGCAAAGATGAACATCGGCACCGCAATCAGCGAGGCGGGCCGGATGCCGGCCATCATCTGCTGTACCATTGTCTCAGTCCGGGCCAGATCGCCGAACAGCATCAGAAACCCGATGAAGGCGCCGGCAATCAGCGGGATCATCATCGGAAAGCCCAGCAGCAGCAGGGCGATCATGGTCAAAAATATTGTTGCAGCCACGGGTTCGCCCTCAGATTTCGATTTCTTCTGCGTCCTCATATCCCTCTTGCACATGCGTCGAGAGATAGATGCCGGGAGACGTCAGATTGCGCACGGCGGTCAGCAGGTATTGGGCGCCGGTCATGAAGAACCCGGCAGGCACCCAGACCAGGATGACCCAGACCGGGATCTGCAGTGCGGGCAGCACCCGTCCGCGCGCGGCCTGCGAGCCAATGTATTTCACCGCGTAAAAGCACAGCAGGAACATGAAACCAGCGGTGATTATGGAAATCACCACGATCATCACCTTGCGCAGATGCGGCGGCAGCAGGTCATAAATCGCCGACATCCGGATGTGGCGGGCGTTGCGCGCGGCATAGCTGATGCCGGCAAAGGTGATCAGGATGATCAGGATCCGGTTCAGCTCCTCGGTAAAGAAGATGGAGTTCCCCAGCACGAACCGCCCCACAACATTGGCCACAGTATTGGCGGCCATCAGCAGAACCCCTGCCGCTAGCAGAAATGATTCAATGCGGCTGATGGCGCTGTCGATCACACCCAGAAACCCAGGCAGCGCTGACTCGTGTGACTGTTGCATTCCTTCCTCCCCAGGCCCGGAAGCTGCTGAGCAGGCAGGACCCGCTCAGCACTGTTTGCAGGAGAGGCGTCAGTTGGCAGTGGCCGCCAGGTCAGCCTTCAACTGTTCCAGGATCGCGGCGCCGCTGTCGCCGGTCATCTCAATGAACTTGGCCTCGACCTCAGCCGCTGCTGCCATGAAGCAGCTGCGCTGATCGTCGTTCAGCACAGTCACCTGCATTTCCGGTTTGGCTTCCATGATCTTGGCCAGCTCAGTCTCCGCCGCTTGCTGCTGATAAACCACGGTGTGGTCATAGGCGGCCTGCGCCGCGTTCTGCACCAGTTGCTGATCCTCGGCGCTGAGGCCGTCGTAAAAGTCCTTGTTGGCCATCACCGCGGTGGTGAAATTGTTGTGGCCGGCGTAGGTGATGTAATCTGTGACCTCATAGATCTTGGTTGAATAGAGGAAGAACGTCGGGTTCTCCTGCCCCTGGATCACATTGGTCTGCAGCCCGCCGTAAACCTCGCCCCAGGGCAGCGGTGTCGGGGTGGCGCCAAAGGCCTTGTAGCTTTCGACCAGCAGCGGGTTGGTCATCACCCGGAACTTCACCTCGTCCAGATCGGCGCAGGTGGTCACCGGAGTCTTGGTGGTCATCGCCACTTCGCCCTCGGGGAACATGTTCAAAAGCTCCAGCCCCTGATCCGCATAAAGCGGCTTGAACATGCCGTTGATCGCCTTGCTTTCCTTGTAAAAGCGCGCCAGGTGATCCTGATCGGTTGGCAGCAGGTATGGCACAAAGAACACCTGTGCCTCCGGGATCAGCGAGCCGGTAAAGCCCGGTGATTGGTCCACAAACTGCAGGATGCCGTCCTGAGTCTGCTCCATGATGTCGGCCGATTCACCCAATGTGCCATAGGGGAACAGCTGGATCTCGTGATCCGAGTTCGCCTCGATCTCTGCCTTGAATTTCTGCGCATAAACACCCTGCACATCGGTCATTGCCTCTTCAAAGGCATAGCGCCAGGTGTCCGCCTGCGCGGCACTGCCTGCCAGGGCAATCCCCGCTGCCGCAAGGGCACCGAAGGTGATTTTGACAGTTTGAGCCATGTTTTCCTCCCAAGTCTCTTGGGTGCCTGCGCACCGCTGCGACAGGTTTGAGAGGAATTGTACTGCATGTCAATTTTTTTATTGTTGCAGGACAATCAGTATGTGAAAGGCGCAATCCCCTCCGGCGGGCGGCCCAGCATTCCGGCGATCAACTCCAACGCTTGCCTGAAACGCCCCAGATCCTGGATGCTGCCAAGCGACAGACGCACAGCATTCTGCGGCGGCGTCTTAGGGGGCAGGAACGGTGCATCCGGCGCCACCGCGACTTTCAACTCACGCGCGTAAGACACGAAACTGCTGGTGCTCCAGCCCTTGGGCAGCGGCAGCCATAGATGCAACGCCGAGGGGTGGCCCTGCCAGTGCCAGTCTTTCAGCACCTCAGCGGCGATGCCATGACGCTCGGCCAGCGCAGATCGCTGCCACTGCGCCAGCTCCAACGCGGTGCCGTCCTGCACCCAACGGGTGGCCAGTTCGCACATCAGCGGCGTCGCCATCCAACCAAACACGACAATCCGCCCGGTCAATGCCGGCAGCAGATGCTCCGGCGCCGCCATGTATCCTGCGCGCAGCCCCGACACAGTGCATTTGGTAAAGGTAGTCAAATAGATTGAACGCTCCGGCGCAAGAGCAGTAACCGCCACCGGACGTCCCTCGGCCACCGGACCAAAGGCATCGTTTTCGATGATGTGCAGATCGTGTTTGCGGGCGACATCCACCAGCGCGCGGCGGCGTTCCTCAGTCATCATACCCGCTGTCGTGTTGGCCAAGGACGGAAGCAAAAACAACACTTTAGGGTTGCTTTCCTGGCAAAACCGCTCAAGCGCATCCGGAAGGATACCATCCGCATCCACATCAACCCCCGCAAGGTTCAAACCCAAATAAGAACACCCCGAAACCAGCAAATGATGCGTGACCTTGTCTGACACTACCGTGTCGCCAGGCCGGGTCAGCGCCGACAGCGCCGCTGACATGCCGTGACTGACCCCATTCGTCATAATGATCCGCTCCGGCGGCACTTCCAAACCGCAATGCCGCAGCCATTGCGATCCGGCGGCACGGTGGGCGTCATGACCGATATTCGGGCGGCAGGACAGATAGTAGCTCGGGTCCAACCCCTCCGGCAGTTCCCTCAGCGCTTGTTCGAACCGCTCAGCATGTTGCTGCGAGAATGCCGGGCGTGAAATCGACAGGTCGAAACCGCCACCGCGTTCAGAGCTCAGCTGAAACGGCTGATCGTTGGACTTGTCAGGATCCAGAACGTAGCTGCCCCGGCCGACTTGGCCATCAATCAGCCTTTGCCGCCGCAAACTTTCATATGCCTTGCTGACGGTGTGGACACTGAGGCCAAGATCATCGGCCATTTTGCGATGGGTCGGCAGCTGCGTCCCCTTCGGCAGCTTGCCGTCTGAGATTGCCCTGGCAATGGCCAGCGCAAGGCTCGCATGCAGGGGGGAGGTCAAGGCGGAGGGATCAGGATGCCAAATTGTCATGCAACATTTTACAAGTGATGACCCCGACTTCGCAATACAATTTCCACACAGCTGCCCCCCAAACGCAGACAATGATCCAACTGCTGGCTTTGCAATGGTCAGTTTCGGCTGCCAATTGATGCGATGGCCGGCTCTCCCCTCCGCCATCCTAGCCCGCTAGCAGATCCAATGCGCGAAGTATCAGAAAATCAGGGCGGGCCGGTCACGCCAGTTTCAGCACCTGCTCGATTACATATTCGGTCTGCGCTTCAGTCTGAGCAGGCCCGATCGGCAGGCTGATCACCTGCGCAGCCAACGTCTCAGAAACAGGGAACGCACCCTTGCTATACCCAAGCCCGGCATAGGCGTTCTGCAGATGCGGCGGTTTGGGGTAGTGGATGACGGTGCCGACTCCTGCAGCCTCCAGCCGGGTGCGGAAAGCATCCCTGTCCGGATGGCGCACCACAAAAAGGTGCCATACCGGGTCCGCCCATTCCGGCACCGCAGGCAGTACCAGTCCGGCCACTGACAGTGCGTCCAGGTAACGGGCGGCAATGGCCTGGCGGCGGGTGTTCCAATCATCGAGCACTTGCAGTTTCACTTGCAGCGCCGCTGCCTGCATCGGATCCAAACGGCTGTTCTGGCCAGCCAGTTCATGCTCGTATTTAACCGCCGAGCCATAGTTGCGCAGCATCGACACTCGCTCTGCCAGCTCCGGCGAGGTGGTGGTAAACCCGCCGCCATCCCCCAGCGCACCCAGGTTCTTACCCGGGTAAAAGCTCCAGCAAGCGGCCTCGCCGAAGCTGCC
It includes:
- the doeA gene encoding ectoine hydrolase DoeA (DoeA (degradation of ectoine A) is also called EutD (ectoine utilization D).) — encoded protein: MADPKLYFSRSEYQARIDKTRSGMARRGIDLLIVTDPSNMNWLTGYDGWSFYVHQCVVLGLEGEPLWYGRGQDANGALRTCFMEPASIIGYPDHYVQSTDRHPMDYLSAQLADRGLDGGTIGVEMDNYYFTAAAYASLQAHLPNARFANTNALVNWQRAVKSEAELTYMRQAGKIVERMHQRIFERVEPGMRKCDLVADIYDAALRYDEGLGFGGDYPAIVPLLPSGPDAAAPHLTWDDLPMKSGEGTFFEIAGVVHRYHCPLSRTVFLGKPTQTFLDAEKAVLEGMEAGLEMAKTGNTCEDIAKAFFKVLKKYGIEKDNRTGYPIGVSYPPDWGERTMSLRPGDTTVLEENMTFHFMTGLWMEDWGFEITESIRIGANRPECLSDVPRKMFVKD
- the eutC gene encoding ectoine utilization protein EutC, encoding MPDIKILTETELRDLVPLDADAVDCIEQGFTTLAGGKVVMPPIMTLPVPDHNGEVCVKTAYVPGIGSFAMKMSPGFFDNPKLGLPSTTGLMVVFSSRTGMLETLLLDNGYLTDVRTAAAGAVAARHLARADAARVCIIGAGVQAKMQLKAMTLVREIKSAVIWARDIAKAEAAAASLREELGFDITAGTDAAQAVSSADIVVTTTPAAKPVIKAEWLRPGQLVVAMGSDQEHKCELDPACLTKADVYVPDSQAQCAVKGELRSAIKAGLIANDRSFTELGDVASGKAAGRQVDSDLIIADLTGTGVQDTAIATLAGNRADAAGAGSTFTS
- the eutB gene encoding hydroxyectoine utilization dehydratase EutB; amino-acid sequence: MTDNITLQDSYQARARIAGRIRQTALVSSPSLSARCGGEVSLKLESTQITGSFKLRGATNAVLSLTDEQRMAGVVGVSTGNHGRGLAYAAAQAGVRCIICMSELVPQNKVEGIKSHGAEVRIAGRSQDDAQVEVDRLVADGMTMLPPFDHRDIIAGQSTVALEMLEHMPDLDTVLVPLSGGGLISGVAMVMKAVNLEIRVIGVSMERGAAMYECLQAGKPVLVEEKATLADSLGGGIGLNNAYTFEMTRAFVDDVVLVSETEIAAAIRHAYFEERQVIEGSGSVGIAALLAGKIENPGRCVSLVSGQNIDMTLHKRIINGEDVNVEAETKGGADA
- the eutA gene encoding ectoine utilization protein EutA; this translates as MVFDIHSTPSRVPARLDDRPVKKRIALVALATDHTSERDFARICDPDRVGVYTNRIAFENPTTRETLLQTGPRLTEAAAQILPEEEVDVVAYGCTAASIVLGNDAVTRYLNAAKPKTPCVTPSSAAFDAFEALGASRVSLLTPYSPAVTDEMAQYFTAHGPEVVSAACFGLTDDRQMARISENSIIEAGIAACDEGADALFLSCTALRAAPCVQRIEDRLGKPVVSSNQAMVWRCLRLAGIADPVPGYGRLFEL
- a CDS encoding universal stress protein, producing the protein MFTSILVPFDGSQGAEAALAKAAELAQLCGAGLTLLTVYRHHSLLEASMHMVRPDQPEDLDEIMRSHAKQVAERGKALAAAGGVQSPRAFVKAGPVARTITGFAREHGHDLIVIGSRGLGSLEGVLLGSVSHKVTSLAETPVLVV
- a CDS encoding TRAP transporter large permease; translated protein: MAATIFLTMIALLLLGFPMMIPLIAGAFIGFLMLFGDLARTETMVQQMMAGIRPASLIAVPMFIFAADIMTRGQSAGRLINVVMAYIGHIRGGLAISTAAACTMFGAVSGSTQATVVAIGSPLRPRMLQAGYKDSFVLALIVNASDIAFLIPPSIGMIIYGVVSSTSIAELFIAGIGPGLLILLLFSIYAYIYAVRNNVPTEPKATWRQRLQTMRAALWPMGFPVIIIGGIYGGVFSPTEAAAACVLYALILEVAVFRSMSLADVYETAKSTGLVTAIVFILVGAGAAFSWVISFAQVPQQILGAIGIAEMGAIGVLFVISIAFFIGCMFVDPIVVILVLVPVFAPVVKSVGLDPVLVGTIITLQVAIGSATPPFGCDIFTAIAVFKRPYAEVVRGTPPFILMLLGVSVALIFFPQIALFLRDLAFAK
- a CDS encoding TRAP transporter small permease; the protein is MQQSHESALPGFLGVIDSAISRIESFLLAAGVLLMAANTVANVVGRFVLGNSIFFTEELNRILIILITFAGISYAARNARHIRMSAIYDLLPPHLRKVMIVVISIITAGFMFLLCFYAVKYIGSQAARGRVLPALQIPVWVILVWVPAGFFMTGAQYLLTAVRNLTSPGIYLSTHVQEGYEDAEEIEI
- the dctP gene encoding TRAP transporter substrate-binding protein DctP — translated: MAQTVKITFGALAAAGIALAGSAAQADTWRYAFEEAMTDVQGVYAQKFKAEIEANSDHEIQLFPYGTLGESADIMEQTQDGILQFVDQSPGFTGSLIPEAQVFFVPYLLPTDQDHLARFYKESKAINGMFKPLYADQGLELLNMFPEGEVAMTTKTPVTTCADLDEVKFRVMTNPLLVESYKAFGATPTPLPWGEVYGGLQTNVIQGQENPTFFLYSTKIYEVTDYITYAGHNNFTTAVMANKDFYDGLSAEDQQLVQNAAQAAYDHTVVYQQQAAETELAKIMEAKPEMQVTVLNDDQRSCFMAAAAEVEAKFIEMTGDSGAAILEQLKADLAATAN
- a CDS encoding PLP-dependent aminotransferase family protein, with protein sequence MTIWHPDPSALTSPLHASLALAIARAISDGKLPKGTQLPTHRKMADDLGLSVHTVSKAYESLRRQRLIDGQVGRGSYVLDPDKSNDQPFQLSSERGGGFDLSISRPAFSQQHAERFEQALRELPEGLDPSYYLSCRPNIGHDAHRAAGSQWLRHCGLEVPPERIIMTNGVSHGMSAALSALTRPGDTVVSDKVTHHLLVSGCSYLGLNLAGVDVDADGILPDALERFCQESNPKVLFLLPSLANTTAGMMTEERRRALVDVARKHDLHIIENDAFGPVAEGRPVAVTALAPERSIYLTTFTKCTVSGLRAGYMAAPEHLLPALTGRIVVFGWMATPLMCELATRWVQDGTALELAQWQRSALAERHGIAAEVLKDWHWQGHPSALHLWLPLPKGWSTSSFVSYARELKVAVAPDAPFLPPKTPPQNAVRLSLGSIQDLGRFRQALELIAGMLGRPPEGIAPFTY
- a CDS encoding DegT/DnrJ/EryC1/StrS aminotransferase family protein encodes the protein MKVPFLDIAGAHAEIQGQLEAAVLRVARSGYFILGPEVEAFEAGFARYTGAPHCLGTGNGLDALILALKAMGIGPGDEVIVPANTYIATWLAVSFCGATIVPVEPLEATHNIGPETVAAAITSRTKAIIPVHLYGQPADMDPLIELVGQHGLHLLEDAAQAHGAKYKGKRIGSFGEAACWSFYPGKNLGALGDGGGFTTTSPELAERVSMLRNYGSAVKYEHELAGQNSRLDPMQAAALQVKLQVLDDWNTRRQAIAARYLDALSVAGLVLPAVPEWADPVWHLFVVRHPDRDAFRTRLEAAGVGTVIHYPKPPHLQNAYAGLGYSKGAFPVSETLAAQVISLPIGPAQTEAQTEYVIEQVLKLA